The window GCCCCGGAACCCGACAGCGAGCCCGGACGTCCTCACCGATGACGGCCGCCCGCCCACCCCTGAGTGGCGGGGCAGCACAAGGGACGGCACGCGCGATGCGCACGCCGACCGCGCGATGTTTCAACTGGACTCGGCTCGGCTCAACCCGGCTCGACTCGGCTCAGCCCCATTCTGTTCGGTTCCACTCTGCTCGGCTCGGCTCACGTTCGGCATCGGCGGTTCGTCCGTGCCCGAAATCCCGATGAGCAAGCACGCACGGCGAAGAGACGCACACGTGGTGTGACGCACACGTGGTGTGATGTGGACCTCGGCGTTCAACGGAAAGGAACGAGCGCTCATGCGCGAGATCCTCGGAAGGCGACGCAGGCGCCGGCCCCGGCGCAAGGAAAGCTCCGCCCAGCTCGACGCGGCGCTGACCTGTGCCACCGTCTGGAAGTGGCCCGTGCTCCCGGGAGTGGGGCTGGCCGCGGGCGCCGTGCGCGGCGAACGCGGTCGCGGCTGCGCCTGTCCCGACCCCGAGTGCGCCGTGCCCGGCGCGCATCCCTTCGACCCCGGTCTCCTCGCGGCGACCACCGACGCGCGCATGGTGCGCTGGTGGTGGACCAACCGTCCCGGCGCTCCCGTCGTCCTGTCGACCGGCGGTGCGGCCCCCTGCGCGCTGAGCCTTCCGGCCGTGGCCGGCGCCCGTGCGCTGACCGCCCTCGACCGCATGGGTCTTCGGCTCGGGCCCGTCGTCGCGACCCCGACCCGGTGGTCGCTGATGGTCGCCCCGTACACGCTGGAACGCCTCGGGGAGCTCCTGCACGCCATGGACCGGGTGCCCAGCTCCCTGCGGTTCCACGGTGAGGGCGGGTACGTGGTCCTGCCCCCGTCCGAGGTGGGCACGGGGCAGGTGCGCTGGGAGCGTCCGCCGGCCGCGGGGGACGCGGCACCGTGGCTTCCCGATGTGGAGACGGTCCTGGACGCGCTCGTCGAG is drawn from Streptomyces sp. NBC_00178 and contains these coding sequences:
- a CDS encoding bifunctional DNA primase/polymerase is translated as MREILGRRRRRRPRRKESSAQLDAALTCATVWKWPVLPGVGLAAGAVRGERGRGCACPDPECAVPGAHPFDPGLLAATTDARMVRWWWTNRPGAPVVLSTGGAAPCALSLPAVAGARALTALDRMGLRLGPVVATPTRWSLMVAPYTLERLGELLHAMDRVPSSLRFHGEGGYVVLPPSEVGTGQVRWERPPAAGDAAPWLPDVETVLDALVEASNSAPDGGSRLSY